The following coding sequences lie in one Nerophis lumbriciformis linkage group LG02, RoL_Nlum_v2.1, whole genome shotgun sequence genomic window:
- the abcg8 gene encoding ATP-binding cassette sub-family G member 8 isoform X1, translating into MVDTDRSFTQANGSSQQHADTQLFSSEEDSSLYFTYSGDCNQLEVNNLHYEVDTAAQIPWYERLSEFKLPWEIKGDKQTAINNLSLRVCSGQMLAIIGSSGCGKTSLLDIITCRDEGGAVTSGQILINGRPNTAQLVKKSIAHVRQDDRLLPHLTVRETLAFVAKLRLPTHFTQTQRDQRVDDVIAELRLRQCAHTRVGNDYVRGVSGGERRRVSIAVQLLWNPGILILDEPTSGLDSFTAHNLVITLSRLARGNRLVLLSVHQPRSDIFQLFDLVVLLSSGSAVYCGAARDMVPYFTALGYPCPRYCNPSDFYVDLISVDRRSPEQEAECLERARVLAQHFMDKVRDTDDHMWKSSTCPTLTDSCPDMAAEEEEDAIIIAKQQERLPGRLQQFTILIRRHMYNDYRDLVTLLVHGLEALLMSLLVGCLYYGAGEQRLSIQDTVSLLYMIGALTPFAVVLDVIAKCHTERAMLYHELEDGMYSVTSYFFAKVLGELPEHCVFTLVYALPIYWLAGLNEATLRFLLNFLLVWLMVYCSRSMALFVAAALPTLQTSAFMGNALFTVFYLTGGFVISLENMWLVASWLSHASFMRWGFEGLLKVQFKGNKYPVTIGNFTLNVDGIHVVEAMNMNQYPLYSCYLVLLAVCLVFMALYYVCLKFIKQKSSQDWSECSGWKMLSIMAWSIARLLLSDTTARV; encoded by the exons ATGGTGGACACTGACAGAAGCTTCACTCAGGCCAACGGATCCTCACAG CAGCATGCAGACACACAATTGTTCTCCTCAGAGGAGGACAGCAGTCTGTACTTTACATACTCTGGTGACTGTAACCAGCTGGAGGTTAACAACCTGCACTATGAg GTGGACACAGCAGCTCAGATTCCGTGGTATGAGAGGCTGTCAGAGTTCAAGTTGCCGTGGGAGATTAAAGGAGACAAGCAGACAGCCATCAACAACCTCAGCCTGCGTGTGTGCAGTGGACAGATGTTGGCCATTATTGGAAGTTctg GCTGCGGTAAAACGTCCTTGTTGGACATCATCACGTGTCGAGACGAAGGCGGCGCCGTCACCTCTGGCCAAATTCTGATCAACGGTCGACCCAACACGGCCCAGCTGGTGAAGAAGAGCATCGCGCACGTGCGGCAGGACGACCGCCTTCTTCCTCACCTCACCGTACGCGAGACCCTCGCCTTTGTGGCCAAACTGAGACTGCCCACGCACTTCACACAGACCCAGCGGGACCAGAGG GTGGACGACGTCATCGCAGAGTTGCGTCTGAGACAGTGTGCCCACACCAGGGTGGGTAACGACTACGTACGGGGGGTCTCTGGAGGGGAGCGGAGGCGGGTCAGCATCGCGGTCCAACTCCTCTGGAACCCTG GGATTCTGATTCTGGACGAGCCCACGTCGGGTCTGGACAGCTTCACGGCCCACAATCTGGTGATCACGCTGTCCCGCCTGGCTCGGGGAAACCGCCTGGTGCTGCTGTCCGTCCACCAGCCTCGCTCGGACATCTTCCAGCTCTTCGACCTGGTCGTCCTGCTCTCGTCCGGCTCGGCCGTCTACTGCGGCGCCGCCCGGGACATGGTGCCGTACTTCACGGCGCTGGGATACCCGTGCCCACGATACTGCAACCCGTCTGACTTTTACG TGGACCTGATCAGCGTAGACCGGCGTAGTCCAGAACAGGAGGCTGAGTGTTTGGAGCGAGCCAGAGTGTTGGCACAGCACTTTATGGACAAAGTCCGAGACACTGATGACCACATGTGGAAGAGCAGCACGTGTCCAACGCTCACTGACAG TTGCCCTGACATGGCGGCGGAGGAAGAAGAAGATGCCATCATCATCGCCAAGCAACAAGAGCGTCTACCCGGCAGACTCCAGCAGTTCACCATCCTCATCAG GCGTCACATGTACAACGACTACAGAGACCTGGTCACCCTGCTGGTCCACGGTCTGGAGGCCCTGCTCATGTCTCTACTGGTGGGTTGTCTCTACTACGGCGCAGGCGAGCAGCGTCTGTCCATTCAGGACACGGTGTCCCTGCTCTACATGATCGGAGCGCTCACGCCCTTCGCCGTGGTGCTGGACGTCATCGCCAAAT GTCACACGGAGCGAGCGATGTTGTATCATGAGCTGGAGGACGGCATGTACTCTGTCACCTCTTACTTCTTTGCCAAG GTGCTGGGTGAGTTACCTGAGCACTGCGTCTTCACCTTGGTCTACGCGCTGCCCATCTACTGGCTGGCGGGCCTTAACGAGGCGACGCTGCGCTTCCTGCTCAACTTCCTGCTGGTGTGGCTGATGGTGTACTGCAGCCGCTCCATGGCGCTCTTTGTGGCCGCTGCGCTGCCCACCCTGCAGACCTCCGCCTTCATGGGCAACGCCCTCTTCACCGTCTTCTACCTGACTGGAGGCTTCGTCATCAGCCTGGAGAACATGTGGCTGG TCGCCTCCTGGCTGTCACACGCTTCCTTCATGAGGTGGGGCTTTGAGGGGCTGCTCAAGGTGCAGTTTAAAGGGAACAAATATCCTGTCACCATCGGGAACTTCACCCTCAACGTGGACGGAATACAT GTGGTGGAGGCCATGAACATGAACCAGTATCCTTTGTACTCCTGCTACTTGGTGCTGCTGGCCGTCTGTCTGGTCTTCATGGCGCTTTACTACGTCTGCTTGAAATTCATTAAGCAGAAGTCCAGTCAAGACTG
- the abcg8 gene encoding ATP-binding cassette sub-family G member 8 isoform X2, whose amino-acid sequence MVDTDRSFTQANGSSQQHADTQLFSSEEDSSLYFTYSGDCNQLEVNNLHYEVDTAAQIPWYERLSEFKLPWEIKGDKQTAINNLSLRVCSGQMLAIIGSSGCGKTSLLDIITCRDEGGAVTSGQILINGRPNTAQLVKKSIAHVRQDDRLLPHLTVRETLAFVAKLRLPTHFTQTQRDQRVDDVIAELRLRQCAHTRVGNDYVRGVSGGERRRVSIAVQLLWNPGILILDEPTSGLDSFTAHNLVITLSRLARGNRLVLLSVHQPRSDIFQLFDLVVLLSSGSAVYCGAARDMVPYFTALGYPCPRYCNPSDFYVDLISVDRRSPEQEAECLERARVLAQHFMDKVRDTDDHMWKSSTCPTLTDSCPDMAAEEEEDAIIIAKQQERLPGRLQQFTILIRRHMYNDYRDLVTLLVHGLEALLMSLLVGCLYYGAGEQRLSIQDTVSLLYMIGALTPFAVVLDVIAKCHTERAMLYHELEDGMYSVTSYFFAKVLGELPEHCVFTLVYALPIYWLAGLNEATLRFLLNFLLVWLMVYCSRSMALFVAAALPTLQTSAFMGNALFTVFYLTGGFVISLENMWLVASWLSHASFMRWGFEGLLKVQFKGNKYPVTIGNFTLNVDGIHVVEAMNMNQSKVLHCGTITQSKK is encoded by the exons ATGGTGGACACTGACAGAAGCTTCACTCAGGCCAACGGATCCTCACAG CAGCATGCAGACACACAATTGTTCTCCTCAGAGGAGGACAGCAGTCTGTACTTTACATACTCTGGTGACTGTAACCAGCTGGAGGTTAACAACCTGCACTATGAg GTGGACACAGCAGCTCAGATTCCGTGGTATGAGAGGCTGTCAGAGTTCAAGTTGCCGTGGGAGATTAAAGGAGACAAGCAGACAGCCATCAACAACCTCAGCCTGCGTGTGTGCAGTGGACAGATGTTGGCCATTATTGGAAGTTctg GCTGCGGTAAAACGTCCTTGTTGGACATCATCACGTGTCGAGACGAAGGCGGCGCCGTCACCTCTGGCCAAATTCTGATCAACGGTCGACCCAACACGGCCCAGCTGGTGAAGAAGAGCATCGCGCACGTGCGGCAGGACGACCGCCTTCTTCCTCACCTCACCGTACGCGAGACCCTCGCCTTTGTGGCCAAACTGAGACTGCCCACGCACTTCACACAGACCCAGCGGGACCAGAGG GTGGACGACGTCATCGCAGAGTTGCGTCTGAGACAGTGTGCCCACACCAGGGTGGGTAACGACTACGTACGGGGGGTCTCTGGAGGGGAGCGGAGGCGGGTCAGCATCGCGGTCCAACTCCTCTGGAACCCTG GGATTCTGATTCTGGACGAGCCCACGTCGGGTCTGGACAGCTTCACGGCCCACAATCTGGTGATCACGCTGTCCCGCCTGGCTCGGGGAAACCGCCTGGTGCTGCTGTCCGTCCACCAGCCTCGCTCGGACATCTTCCAGCTCTTCGACCTGGTCGTCCTGCTCTCGTCCGGCTCGGCCGTCTACTGCGGCGCCGCCCGGGACATGGTGCCGTACTTCACGGCGCTGGGATACCCGTGCCCACGATACTGCAACCCGTCTGACTTTTACG TGGACCTGATCAGCGTAGACCGGCGTAGTCCAGAACAGGAGGCTGAGTGTTTGGAGCGAGCCAGAGTGTTGGCACAGCACTTTATGGACAAAGTCCGAGACACTGATGACCACATGTGGAAGAGCAGCACGTGTCCAACGCTCACTGACAG TTGCCCTGACATGGCGGCGGAGGAAGAAGAAGATGCCATCATCATCGCCAAGCAACAAGAGCGTCTACCCGGCAGACTCCAGCAGTTCACCATCCTCATCAG GCGTCACATGTACAACGACTACAGAGACCTGGTCACCCTGCTGGTCCACGGTCTGGAGGCCCTGCTCATGTCTCTACTGGTGGGTTGTCTCTACTACGGCGCAGGCGAGCAGCGTCTGTCCATTCAGGACACGGTGTCCCTGCTCTACATGATCGGAGCGCTCACGCCCTTCGCCGTGGTGCTGGACGTCATCGCCAAAT GTCACACGGAGCGAGCGATGTTGTATCATGAGCTGGAGGACGGCATGTACTCTGTCACCTCTTACTTCTTTGCCAAG GTGCTGGGTGAGTTACCTGAGCACTGCGTCTTCACCTTGGTCTACGCGCTGCCCATCTACTGGCTGGCGGGCCTTAACGAGGCGACGCTGCGCTTCCTGCTCAACTTCCTGCTGGTGTGGCTGATGGTGTACTGCAGCCGCTCCATGGCGCTCTTTGTGGCCGCTGCGCTGCCCACCCTGCAGACCTCCGCCTTCATGGGCAACGCCCTCTTCACCGTCTTCTACCTGACTGGAGGCTTCGTCATCAGCCTGGAGAACATGTGGCTGG TCGCCTCCTGGCTGTCACACGCTTCCTTCATGAGGTGGGGCTTTGAGGGGCTGCTCAAGGTGCAGTTTAAAGGGAACAAATATCCTGTCACCATCGGGAACTTCACCCTCAACGTGGACGGAATACAT GTGGTGGAGGCCATGAACATGAACCA GAGTAAAGTATTGCACTGTGGAACAATTACCCAGtctaaaaaatga